In the Malania oleifera isolate guangnan ecotype guangnan chromosome 1, ASM2987363v1, whole genome shotgun sequence genome, one interval contains:
- the LOC131147152 gene encoding UDP-glucose 6-dehydrogenase 1, protein MVKICCIGAGYVGGPTMAVIALKCPNIEVAVVDISVSRITAWNSDQLPIYEPGLDGVVKECRGKNLFFSTDVEKHVSEADIIFVSVNTPTKTQGLGAGKAADLTYWESAARMIADVSKSDKIVVEKSTVPVKTAEAIEKILTHNSKGINYQILSNPEFLAEGTAIEDLFKPDRVLIGGRETPEGQKAIQALKAVYAQWVPEDRIITTNLWSAELSKLAANAFLAQRISSVNAMSALCEATGANVTQVSYAVGKDTRIGPKFLNASVGFGGSCFQKDILNLVYICECNGLPEVAEYWKQVIKVNDYQKSRFVNRVVSSMFNTVSTKKIAILGFAFKKDTGDTRETPAIDVCKGLLGDKARLNIYDPQVTEDQIQRDLTMNKFDWDHPIHLQPMSPSTVKQVRVVWDAYEATKDAHGVCILTEWDEFKTLDYKRIYDNMQKPAFIFDGRNVVDVDKMREIGFIVYSIGKPLDPWLKDLPAVA, encoded by the coding sequence atggtTAAGATTTGTTGCATTGGAGCTGGCTATGTTGGGGGGCCTACAATGGCAGTGATTGCCCTCAAATGCCCCAACATTGAAGTGGCTGTTGTCGATATATCAGTGTCTCGGATCACTGCCTGGAACAGTGATCAACTCCCCATCTATGAACCAGGGCTTGATGGTGTGGTAAAGGAATGTCGAGGGAAGAACCTCTTCTTTAGCACTGATGTCGAGAAGCATGTATCAGAAGCTGACATAATTTTTGTTTCTGTTAACACTCCAACCAAGACTCAAGGCCTTGGAGCTGGCAAAGCTGCAGACTTGACATATTGGGAGAGTGCAGCTCGCATGATCGCTGATGTGTCCAAATCAGACAAGATAGTAGTTGAGAAGTCAACTGTTCCAGTTAAAACAGCTGAGGCCATTGAAAAAATTCTGACCCACAATAGCAAGGGAATCAACTACCAAATTCTATCAAACCCAGAATTTCTTGCAGAGGGGACTGCAATCGAAGATCTTTTCAAACCAGATCGAGTCCTCATTGGTGGGAGGGAGACCCCAGAAGGCCAGAAAGCAATCCAAGCATTGAAGGCTGTTTATGCGCAATGGGTCCCCGAAGACCGAATCATAACAACGAACCTTTGGTCTGCAGAGCTCTCTAAGCTTGCTGCAAATGCTTTCTTGGCCCAGAGGATCTCATCTGTTAATGCCATGTCAGCTCTCTGTGAGGCTACTGGAGCAAATGTTACGCAGGTTTCATATGCTGTGGGTAAGGATACGAGGATAGGGCCTAAGTTCTTGAATGCCAGTGTTGGTTTTGGTGGGTCCTGCTTCCAGAAGGACATTTTGAATTTGGTTTACATTTGTGAATGCAATGGCCTTCCTGAGGTGGCTGAATATTGGAAGCAAGTCATTAAGGTGAATGATTACCAGAAGAGTCGTTTTGTAAACCGTGTTGTTTCCTCCATGTTTAACACGGTGTCAACCAAGAAGATTGCCATTCTAGGTTTTGCCTTCAAGAAGGACACTGGTGACACGAGGGAGACTCCAGCTATTGATGTGTGCAAAGGGCTGTTAGGCGACAAGGCTCGATTGAACATATATGATCCACAAGTAACAGAGGACCAGATCCAGAGAGATCTGACTATGAACAAATTTGATTGGGACCATCCCATTCACCTGCAGCCAATGAGTCCTTCTACTGTGAAGCAAGTGAGGGTGGTTTGGGATGCCTACGAGGCTACAAAGGATGCTCATGGTGTTTGCATTTTAACAGAGTGGGATGAGTTCAAGACTCTTGATTACAAGAGGATATATGACAACATGCAGAAACCAGCTTTCATCTTTGACGGAAGGAACGTAGTGGATGTGGATAAAATGAGGGAGATTGGTTTCATTGTGTACTCCATTGGTAAGCCGCTGGATCCATGGCTGAAGGACCTGCCCGCGGTAGCATAA